A genomic stretch from Tachyglossus aculeatus isolate mTacAcu1 chromosome 19, mTacAcu1.pri, whole genome shotgun sequence includes:
- the LOC119940959 gene encoding putative olfactory receptor 2W6 codes for MPAMKNDSLREGFILMGFSDQPQLEVILFVVVLSSYLLTLVGNTIIIVVSRLDPRLHTPLYFFLSHLAFVDLCFTTSTVPQLLWNLWGPSKAITAVGCAIQLYVSLALGSAECVLLTVMAFDRYAAVCRPLHYRSIMHPRFCHALAAVAWISGLGNSVIQSTITLLLPRCGHQHLTNFFCEVPALIKLACVDTKANEIQLFMATLVLLLLPMSLIMLSYGFIARTVLRIKSTQAWRKALGTCGSHLLVVTLFFGMSSIIYIQPNSSFSKTSGRFLTLFYTVVTPTLNPLIYTLRNKDMLGAVRRLLWKDCHSRET; via the coding sequence TCTCCGATCAGCCACAGCTGGAAGTGATTCTATTTGTGGTTGTCTTGTCCTCCTATCTCCTGACCCTGGTgggcaacaccatcatcattgtgGTGTCACGTCTGGACCCCAGGCTCCACACCCCcctgtacttcttcctctcccatctcgCCTTTGTGGATCTCTGCTTCACCACTAGCACGGTCCCCCAACTATTATGGAACCTGTGGGGGCCATCTAAGGCCATCACTGCTGTGGGCTGTGCCATCCAGCTCTATGTCTCCTTGGCCCTGGGCTCAGCTGAGTGCGTCCTCCTCACTGTCATGGCTTTTGACCGCTATGCTGCTGTCTGTCGACCCCTCCACTACAGGTCCATCATGCACCCACGGTTCTGCCATGCCCTGGCAGCTGTAGCATGGATCAGTGGTCTGGGCAACAGTGTGATTCAGAGTACCATCACTCTCCTGCTTCCCCGCTGTGGGCACCAACACCTTACCAACTTTTTCTGTGAAGTGCCTGCTCTGATCAAGCTGGCATGTGTGGACACAAAAGCCAATGAGATCCAGCTCTTCATGGCCACTTTGGTCCTGCTCCTTCTGCCCATGAGCCTGATCATGCTATCCTATGGGTTCATTGCCCGGACCGTGCTGAGAATCAAGTCAACCCAGGCCTGGCGGAAAGCCCTGGGCACTTGCGGGTCCCACTTGCTGGTGGTGACTCTCTTCTTCGGCATGAGCTCGATCATCTACATCCAGCCCAACAGCTCTTTCTCCAAGACTTCAGGCAGGTTTCTGACCCTCTTTTACACCGTGGTTACCCCCACACTCAACccactcatctacaccctgaggaacaaggacatgctgggggcagtgaggaggctgttgtggAAAGACTGCCATTCAAGGGAAACTTGA